A single genomic interval of Helianthus annuus cultivar XRQ/B chromosome 6, HanXRQr2.0-SUNRISE, whole genome shotgun sequence harbors:
- the LOC110901221 gene encoding uncharacterized protein LOC110901221, with translation MEDADVTITLASVKQVQDRFANVLFGYFLGKRLAFPFKLKEGMDQVLQDGPWLIRNIPLFLKQWTPNTELKKEELKKIPVWVKLHDVPLAAYTEDGLSLIASKIGCLKVLDIETTKMCLDSWSRSGYARAIVELDADKELKEMITMAIPNMEEGGFLKSEVRVEYEWKPPKCNPCNGFRSGINRRKGMKQHFHVNEKTKFVYRPKKQAEKLNSNTPSSSKGPQFATSNQFSVLNEVAEEPDDEVLEVKLSSDDGMPKFMGENFNDDTVKTGASTPVEGVLAILESHVKVQNLSKICRNVFRNWDWSSNGNVCIKGTRIILGWNMDHVDVMVLHVTDQVIHTQILFKKEKTMLYVSFVYASNSDQDRKQLWNALRMHKRIAMDKPWAIMGDFNVALNLDDKSMGSSVVTSAIKDFNKCVNCIEVMDVKVHGMHFTWNQRPRNGVGIRKKLDRIMANVNFIDSFMDAYASFLPNGISDHCPCVLKLMKTSRNKPKPFKFSNLLAHKKEFMAVVKTGWEMTVEGVPMFRLVKKLRGLKHLFRSLLHKQGNLHRKVLDLKEELDKLQTKLDLDPFNVSTKEAESMCVKKYQDALIDEERFLKQKSKQKWLEVGDANTAFFHSAVKCRNHINKIHIIKDTFGNLHEGDGVALALVNHFQGSFGTKGGLGKRVDNDIFSNKLQSHVAESMSRPVTQDEVKNAIFLLMRTRRLVRMGRMLQEITHTFIALIPKVPTLGVVTDYRPISCCNVVYKGISKIITSRILEGLKEIVSDNQPAFVPCRRISDNIMLTQELMHNYHRQVGPPRCAMKVDIKKAIGGDINSVKLILKSLKEFKDVSGLVPSNAKSTIFLCNVPNHVKERIIELIPFEEGKLPIKYLGVPLLASRLLVKDCQVLVDQMNKRIMDWKNCFLSFAGRLQLVISVLSSIHVYWASVFILPAKIIKELESIMKWFLWGFGTASKGRAKVAWKEVYLPKAEGGLGIRRITDVNKSLMAYHIFSILSGRKSLWTDWVDLYRLKGRSIWDIPVHECSLRMEEIIKM, from the exons ATGGAAGATGCGGATGTTACAATAACTCTAGCTTCGGTTAAACAGGTTCAGGATAGATTTGCCAATGTGCTGTTTGGGTATTTCTTGGGTAAAAGACTAGCGTTTCCG ttcAAGTTAAAAGAAGGAATGGATCAAGTCTTACAAGACGGACCTTGGCTTATAAGAAATATACCATTGTTCTTGAAGCAATGGACACCAAACACTGAACTGAAAAAGGAGGAGCTAAAGAAAATTCCAGTGTGGGTTAAGTTGCATGACGTTCCATTGGCGGCATACACGGAAGACGGTCTTAGCTTGATTGCTTCCAAGATTGGATGTCTAAAGGTATTGGATATTGAAACGACAAAAATGTGCTTAGACTCTTGGAGTAGAAGTGGCTATGCTAGAGCCATTGTTGAGTTAGATGCTGATAAGGAACTGAAAGAGATGATTACTATGGCTATCCCGAATATGGAAGAAGGTGGTTTTTTGAAGAGTGAGGTTAGGGTGGAATATGAATGGAAGCCGCCAAAATGTAATCCGTGCAAT GGTTTTAGGAGTGGGATTAACAGGAGAAAGGGTATGAAGCAGCATTTTCATGTCAATGAAAAAACGAAGTTCGTGTATAGGCCAAAGAAACAGGCTGAGAAGCTGAATTCTAACACGCCAAGTTCGTCTAAAGGACCTCAGTTTGCTACTAGTAAtcaatttagtgttttaaatgaGGTAGCTGAGGAACCGGATGATGAAGTTCTGGAAGTTAAACTAAGCTCGGATGATGGGATGCCAAAGTTCATGGGGGAAAACTTTAATGACGATACGGTTAAAACAGGTGCAAGCACACCTGTTGAAGGG GTATTAGCTATATTAGAATCGCATGTAAAGGTTCAAAATCTCAGTAAAATCTGTAGGAATGTTTTTCGGAATTGGGATTGGTCTTCGAATGGTAATGTATGCATCAAAGGTACTAGAATAATTTTGGGTTGGAATATGGATCATGTCGATGTTATGGTGTTACATGTTACGGATCAGGTTATTCATACGCAAATATTGTTCAAAAAAGAAAAGACCATGCTTTATGTTTCATTTGTTTATGCTAGTAATAGTGATCAAGATCGAAAACAGCTGTGGAATGCTCTTCGAATGCATAAACGGATTGCCATGGATAAACCTTGGGCCATCATGGGGGATTTTAATGTGGCTCTTAATCTTGATGATAAAAGTATGGGATCTTCCGTTGTTACCAGCGCTATAAAGGATTTCAATAAGTGTGTTAATTGTATTGAAGTTATGGATGTTAAGGTTCATGGTATGCATTTTACTTGGAATCAAAGGCCGAGGAATGGTGTGGGGATTCGGAAAAAGTTGGATAGAATTATGGCAAATGTGAACTTTATTGACTCGTTTATGGACGCGTATGCTAGTTTTCTTCCTAATGGCATTTCGGATCACTGTCCGTGTGTGTTAAAGCTTATGAAGACCAGCCGTAATAAACCAAAACCTTTTAAGTTTTCTAATCTATTGGCTCATAAAAAGGAGTTCATGGCTGTGGTTAAGACGGGATGGGAAATGACAGTTGAGGGGGTGCCAATGTTTAGATTGGTAAAGAAACTTAGAGGTTTAAAACACCTGTTTAGATCTCTATTGCATAAACAAGGAAATCTCCATAGAAAAGTGTTAGACCTAAAGGAGGAGCTTGATAAGTTGCAAACCAAGCTGGATTTGGATCCGTTTAACGTGAGTACTAAAGAAGCTGAATCAATGTGTGTTAAGAAATACCAAGATGCCTTGATTGATGAGGAAAGATTTTTAAAGCAAAAGTCTAAACAAAAATGGCTGGAGGTTGGCGATGCTAATACTGCTTTCTTTCATAGTGCAGTAAAGTGCAGGAACCATATTAATAAAATCCATATAATTAAAGATACCTTTGGTAATCTTCACGAAGGCGATGGAGTAGCATTAGCTCTGGTGAACCATTTTCAGGGTTCTTTTGGTACTAAGGGCGGCTTGGGGAAGAGAGTGGATAATGATATTTTTTCTAACAAGCTTCAATCACATGTCGCTGAGTCCATGAGTCGGCCGGTTACTCAAGATGAGGTAAAAAACGCTATTTTTCTATTAATGAGAACAAGGCGCCTGGTCCGGATGG GTAGAATGCTCCAGGAAATTACCCATACGTTTATTGCTCTTATCCCTAAGGTTCCTACTTTGGGTGTAGTTACAGATTACAGGCCGATTTCGTGCTGTAATGTTGTTTATAAGGGGATCAGCAAGATAATTACTAGCAGAATTCTTGAAGGGTTGAAGGAGATCGTTAGTGATAACCAACCAGCTTTCGTCCCATGTAGGAGGATATCGGATAACATAATGTTAACGCAGGAACTTATGCACAATTATCACCGTCAGGTTGGTCCTCCTCGATGTGCTATGAAAGTGGATATTAAAAAGGCGATTGGAG GGGATATTAATTCGGTTAAGCTTATTTTGAAGTCCCTAAAGGAGTTTAAAGATGTTTCGGGTTTAGTGCCGAGTAATGCTAAGAGCACTATTTTCCTTTGCAATGTTCCGAATCATGTAAAGGAGAGGATTATAGAACTGATTCCATTTGAAGAAGGTAAACTGCCAATCAAATATCTGGGAGTACCGTTGTTAGCTTCTAGGCTGTTAGTGAAAGACTGTCAAGTGCTGGTGGATCAAATGAACAAGAGAATCATGGACTGGAAGAACTGTTTTCTTTCTTTTGCTGGAAGATTACAATTAGTAATTTCGGTGCTCTCGTCCATCCATGTCTATTGGGCGTCAGTTTTCATATTACCGGCTAAGATTATAAAGGAGCTTGAGAGTATAATGAAATGGTTTCTTTGGGGTTTTGGTACAGCCTCTAAAGGAAGAGCTAAGGTTGCTTGGAAGGAGGTCTATCTACCTAAGGCCGAAGGGGGTTTGGGGATTAGGCGGATTACGGACGTTAATAAATCGTTAATGGCCTATCATATCTTCAGTATCCTTTCAGGCAGGAAGTCTTTGTGGACTGATTGGGTGGATTTATATAGGCTCAAGGGCCGAAGCATATGGGACATCCCGGTTCACGAATGCTCCTTAAGGATGGAAGAAATTATTAAAATGTAG